In Sphingobacteriaceae bacterium, the following proteins share a genomic window:
- a CDS encoding UDP-glucose 4-epimerase encodes MQNKPTILITGATGFIGQHLVKLSIEKGFAVHALVRKTSDVTFIKNLGANILYADLSSTKSILKVFLELTGLGLTVDYIIHAAALTKARSEKEFFDSNAKSTLHILAAIEQARLKLKKFIFISSLAASGPENFGKLIEKDHDQPITQYGKSKLQAERIVRSFETIPYLILRPTAVYGPGEKDLLSVFKIVNRGINPSLGFNKQQLTFIYVKDLAELILAAVVSEQMNKTYFITDTQIYDKADFATAIARFIDKKVLNVKLPLTLVKGISFFAENISSAFGKQSPLTLEKYKELTAQSWNCNVADTFKELNYTPVYSLEEGIKETARWYKQHNWI; translated from the coding sequence ATGCAAAACAAACCTACCATATTGATTACCGGAGCAACTGGCTTCATTGGCCAGCACCTGGTAAAGCTTTCCATCGAAAAAGGTTTTGCCGTACATGCGCTTGTTCGTAAAACAAGTGATGTGACATTTATCAAAAATTTAGGGGCAAATATTTTATACGCCGATCTGTCCAGTACAAAAAGTATCCTGAAGGTTTTTTTAGAATTAACGGGTTTGGGTTTAACCGTGGATTATATTATTCACGCGGCCGCACTGACAAAAGCGAGATCGGAAAAAGAATTTTTTGACAGCAATGCTAAAAGTACTTTACATATTCTTGCTGCGATTGAACAGGCCCGGCTCAAATTAAAGAAATTTATTTTTATAAGTAGTCTCGCCGCCAGCGGACCGGAGAATTTCGGAAAATTGATTGAGAAAGACCATGATCAACCAATAACACAGTACGGTAAAAGTAAATTACAGGCAGAACGCATCGTGCGATCTTTTGAAACAATTCCTTACCTCATACTCCGGCCAACAGCGGTGTATGGGCCGGGAGAAAAAGATCTGTTATCGGTTTTTAAAATCGTAAATCGGGGAATCAATCCTTCTTTAGGATTTAATAAACAACAGTTGACTTTCATTTATGTAAAGGATCTGGCTGAACTCATTCTCGCAGCTGTAGTTTCTGAGCAAATGAATAAAACTTATTTTATTACAGATACTCAGATCTATGACAAGGCAGATTTCGCGACAGCAATAGCACGGTTTATTGATAAAAAAGTTCTGAACGTAAAATTGCCACTTACCCTGGTGAAAGGAATTTCTTTTTTTGCAGAAAACATTTCTTCTGCGTTTGGAAAACAAAGTCCTCTCACTCTTGAAAAATACAAAGAACTCACCGCGCAAAGCTGGAACTGCAATGTGGCTGACACTTTTAAGGAATTAAATTACACACCCGTTTATTCTCTTGAAGAAGGCATCAAAGAAACCGCGCGCTGGTACAAACAACACAACTGGATTTAA
- a CDS encoding inositol-3-phosphate synthase, translating to MDAIKKPSPAKGKLALLMPGLGAVATTLIAGVEAIKKGKSQPIGSLTQMSTIRLGKRTEERNPLIKDFVPLAKLTDIVFGGWDIYEDNVFEAAMNAKVLEPHQLWELRAELEKIKPMPAVFNQDYVKNISGTNVKSGPTKMDLAYQLMGDIERFKAENECERVVIVWCASTEKYIEQSDIHQSLEQFEIALKNNDDRIPPSMIYAYAALKLGVPFVNGAPNLTVDIPALIELAKETKTPIAGKDFKTGQTLMKTIVAPGLHARALGVNGWFSTNILGNRDGHVLDDPENFKTKEVSKLSVLDEIFQPESNPVLYGDMYHKVRINYYPPRGDNKESWDNIDIFGWMGYPMQIKINFLCRDSILAAPIVLDLALFSDLAKRAEMSGIQEWLSFYLKSPQTAEGLKPEHDIFKQLIKLQNTLRHMMGEDLITHLGLDYYQELVEMM from the coding sequence ATGGATGCAATTAAAAAACCAAGTCCTGCCAAAGGCAAATTAGCTCTTTTAATGCCAGGCTTGGGTGCTGTGGCTACAACACTTATAGCAGGAGTAGAAGCAATTAAAAAAGGAAAATCACAACCCATTGGCTCTCTCACTCAGATGAGCACGATTCGTTTAGGCAAAAGGACAGAAGAGCGGAATCCACTGATAAAGGATTTTGTGCCTTTGGCTAAATTGACTGATATCGTTTTTGGTGGCTGGGATATTTACGAAGACAATGTTTTTGAAGCGGCAATGAATGCAAAAGTTCTTGAACCTCACCAGTTATGGGAATTGAGAGCGGAATTGGAAAAAATAAAACCAATGCCCGCTGTGTTTAACCAGGACTATGTAAAAAACATTTCGGGAACGAATGTAAAATCAGGTCCGACAAAAATGGATCTTGCCTATCAATTAATGGGTGATATCGAGCGCTTTAAAGCAGAGAATGAGTGTGAGCGCGTTGTAATTGTTTGGTGTGCCTCCACAGAAAAATATATTGAGCAATCAGATATTCACCAGAGTCTTGAGCAATTCGAGATCGCTTTAAAAAACAACGACGATAGAATTCCACCAAGCATGATCTACGCTTATGCCGCTTTAAAATTAGGGGTTCCTTTTGTAAATGGTGCGCCAAATTTAACAGTGGATATTCCCGCATTAATTGAATTGGCTAAGGAAACAAAAACTCCTATTGCCGGTAAAGATTTTAAAACGGGTCAAACATTAATGAAAACGATTGTAGCTCCAGGTTTGCATGCACGTGCATTAGGCGTTAACGGTTGGTTCTCTACAAACATTTTAGGAAATCGTGATGGACATGTTTTGGATGATCCTGAAAATTTTAAAACGAAAGAGGTTTCCAAATTAAGTGTATTGGACGAAATTTTTCAACCAGAGTCAAACCCTGTTCTATATGGTGACATGTACCATAAAGTGAGAATCAATTATTATCCTCCACGTGGCGATAATAAAGAAAGCTGGGACAATATTGATATTTTCGGATGGATGGGATATCCGATGCAGATAAAAATTAATTTCCTTTGCCGCGATTCTATTTTAGCAGCACCCATTGTTTTAGACCTGGCTTTATTCAGTGACCTTGCTAAACGCGCTGAAATGAGCGGCATCCAGGAGTGGTTATCCTTTTACCTGAAATCTCCGCAAACTGCTGAAGGGTTAAAACCGGAGCACGATATCTTCAAACAATTAATCAAATTACAAAATACTTTACGCCATATGATGGGTGAAGATCTGATCACACATTTAGGATTGGATTATTACCAGGAATTAGTGGAAATGATGTAA
- a CDS encoding phosphatidylglycerophosphatase A → MWFYKFIATFFGVGYIGKGAGTVAALFLCVLLHLVVKFNFYSHSLLLFFIAVVFITGVFVSGKVEKSWGKDNKRVVIDEVLGMAVTVLLLPINFFTLITGFILFRFFDIAKPLYIRRLENFKGGWGVMLDDLGAGIYSNLVLQVLVYFYYSYL, encoded by the coding sequence ATGTGGTTTTATAAGTTCATAGCGACTTTCTTTGGTGTAGGATACATCGGTAAGGGAGCAGGCACGGTTGCAGCGTTGTTTTTGTGTGTACTGTTGCATTTGGTCGTAAAATTTAATTTTTATTCCCATAGCCTGCTCTTATTTTTTATCGCTGTTGTTTTCATTACAGGTGTATTTGTATCAGGGAAAGTTGAAAAAAGTTGGGGGAAGGATAATAAACGTGTGGTTATTGATGAAGTACTCGGCATGGCTGTCACTGTTCTCCTTCTTCCAATCAACTTTTTTACTTTGATAACCGGATTTATTTTGTTTCGTTTTTTTGATATAGCAAAACCACTTTATATCCGAAGGCTTGAGAATTTTAAAGGCGGTTGGGGCGTTATGCTGGATGATCTTGGCGCTGGCATATACAGCAACCTTGTTCTGCAGGTACTCGTTTATTTTTACTACAGCTACTTATGA
- a CDS encoding GtrA family protein — MKTFLKAQFSALIATGVDFLVMICLVEILEWHYTLAVFVGAIGGALTNFLVNRYWAFDLIEQPVKQQSLKYSLVWMGSVLLNVSGVYLMTQVFKVSYIFSKIMVAIIVGLSFNYLLQKNFVFVK; from the coding sequence ATGAAGACCTTTTTAAAAGCACAGTTTTCCGCATTAATCGCAACCGGGGTCGATTTTTTGGTAATGATATGCCTTGTCGAAATTCTGGAGTGGCATTATACTTTAGCGGTTTTTGTTGGTGCTATTGGGGGCGCATTGACAAATTTTTTGGTGAACCGTTACTGGGCTTTCGACTTGATAGAGCAGCCGGTAAAACAACAGAGCTTAAAATATAGTTTGGTATGGATGGGAAGTGTATTGTTAAACGTAAGCGGAGTTTATCTTATGACGCAGGTTTTTAAAGTGAGTTATATTTTCTCAAAAATAATGGTTGCAATTATTGTGGGCCTGAGTTTTAATTATTTGTTGCAGAAGAATTTTGTATTTGTGAAATGA